The genomic interval TCAGTTCCTCTTCATCATAAAACGTCGGGTGAATTAAACGGGGCATCGCGATTAAGTTTCGACAGCGGTAGCCCTATTTAGGAAAGGAAAGAGATTAAGAGAGGGAGGGTGCGAGGGTGGGAGGTGAGAGCAGGGCATTTCGCCCTCTCCTATCCTCTCCCCCTCCTTCCCTTCAGGGCACTACCCCAATTTCATTTGGATTAACCACACCCCACACCCCACGCCCCACACCCCACACCCCACACCCCACGCCCCACAACACCCCACGCCCCACCCCACCCCACACCCCACACCCCACACCCCACACCCACTTCACAAAACTGTGGCTTCCTAATCTAGGAAAACCGCCGTAATTCCCCATTCCTAATTCTCAACGCTTCTTACAGCAGCCCCTTCGATTGCATAAACTCGCGAACCACATCCTTAACATCGCGCAATTCGCCTTCGACCAAATAATTCATGTGTTGCATTTCGGAAGCAGAGATTTTGCCTGCCAGTTGGGCGATCGCGTCGCGCAGTTTGGGGTATTTTTCCAAGGTTGCTTCCCGAACAATGGGAGCAGCTTCGTAGGGTGGGAAGTAATGTTTATCGTCCTTCAGCACAACCAGACCAAGGCGGGCAATTTGCCCATCGGTGGAGTTACCTGCGATCAAATCCACCTGTTTTTGGATCAAGGCTCGGTAGATCAGTCCCAGATCCATAATTTGAGGGGGTCTGGAAAACTGGAGATTGTACGTTTTGGCAAGGCCAGGAAAGCCATCCTCCCGTTCTAAAAACTCGTAACCAAACCCCCCGCGCCATTGGGGAGTGTATTGGGCAGCCTGGGAAAGGGTCTGGAGATTGTAGCGTTGGGCGTCTTCACCCCGAATAATCATGGCAAATGTGTTTTCAAACCCAAGGGAAGGCATGACAGCCAGCTTGAATTGTTCGGCATAGGCTTGTTGTAATTTGCGTAAAACTTCCTGGGCATCGGCGATCGGCTTTTGCTTCAAGATACCCGTGAAGGCAGTGCCCGTGTATTCAATGTAAGCATCAATTTTGCCGCTAGTAATCGCCTGGTGGCAGACAAAGGAACCTCCCAGGCGGGGGCGGCGATCGACCTTCAGTTCAGTCTTTGCTTCCACCTGTTGCGCCAGTAACTCCCCCAAAATATCTTGCTCAGTAAAATCCTTCGAGGCAATAATAATATCGCCACCACCGCTGGCATAGTTGCCAGGAGTACAACTGACGCTGGCAAATATCAGTGCAAATGTTAAGCAGCAAAGGGCAATAAAACGGGGCATAGGGAGGGGGGGGAGGGAAATGGGTGGCTGTAATTTGATGGAAAAAGACTTTCTACATCGATAGTGGCAGATTTCTTCGTGCTGTGGATTACAGCGGAGGAACTCGATTAGTGGGAGGCTTAGCTGGCGGTAGAAGAGGACACGGGGACACGGAGACACGGAGAGAAAGGCAGAGGGCAGAAGGGAAAGAGGACAGGGAGACGCGGAAACGCGGAGAATTTCTCAACTCAAAACTCAAAACTCAAAACTCAAAACTCAAAACTCAAAACTCAAAACCCCATGATCGAAGAAGAAGCACAGACCGTTAAGCCGACTGGATGGTTTTCTGCCTATCGCTTGTCAAATTCGCAGGTGTGGACGCTGGCAGCGGGGCGATCGCTGTGTCAGGTTGGGGCTGGTTTGATGAGCTTCTATATTCCCATCGTATTTGTCAATGAGGTGGGGTTGTCGGCAACCTCCGTCGGGCTAAGTGTGGGTTTAATTTCGCTCACGGAGGTGGCAGGACACTTATTTGCAGGTCCAATGGCAGACTCTCCCAGATTTGGGCGAAAAAAGACCCTATTGATTGCAGTGGGACTCAGTATTCTGGTGTCTTTTATCCTGGCAAATACCCACAGTTTACCCCTACTCATTGCTGCCTGTTTACTGTTTGGGTTTAGCCTGGGCGGTTATTGGACAACGGTCAATGCCATCGTGATTGATATGACAACGCTGGAGGAACGGGGGCAGGCGTATGCGATCGTCAGTGTGGCAGACAACCTGGGGATTGGGATTGGGGTTCTGGCGGGCGGTGCCTTTCTGACGCTAACCAACCAACCCGGACAAATGGTTTTCATTGGATGCGGACTGATCTTCCTGGCGTTTCTGCTGGTGGTTCAAATTATTTTTGCGGAAACTCGGCAACCCCAACCCAATGGTGCATCTGGCTCCCAGGGAATACTCACAGCCTTAAAAGATCGGCGGT from Kovacikia minuta CCNUW1 carries:
- a CDS encoding glycine betaine ABC transporter substrate-binding protein — its product is MPRFIALCCLTFALIFASVSCTPGNYASGGGDIIIASKDFTEQDILGELLAQQVEAKTELKVDRRPRLGGSFVCHQAITSGKIDAYIEYTGTAFTGILKQKPIADAQEVLRKLQQAYAEQFKLAVMPSLGFENTFAMIIRGEDAQRYNLQTLSQAAQYTPQWRGGFGYEFLEREDGFPGLAKTYNLQFSRPPQIMDLGLIYRALIQKQVDLIAGNSTDGQIARLGLVVLKDDKHYFPPYEAAPIVREATLEKYPKLRDAIAQLAGKISASEMQHMNYLVEGELRDVKDVVREFMQSKGLL
- a CDS encoding MFS transporter, translated to MIEEEAQTVKPTGWFSAYRLSNSQVWTLAAGRSLCQVGAGLMSFYIPIVFVNEVGLSATSVGLSVGLISLTEVAGHLFAGPMADSPRFGRKKTLLIAVGLSILVSFILANTHSLPLLIAACLLFGFSLGGYWTTVNAIVIDMTTLEERGQAYAIVSVADNLGIGIGVLAGGAFLTLTNQPGQMVFIGCGLIFLAFLLVVQIIFAETRQPQPNGASGSQGILTALKDRRLLVYFVANSLFTTYIALVSSTIPLYFTNFVPAVGGGTDSALANTANLFTWCYIGFGTLLQLPLAQVFNSFKHIRVLMIAMGLWAMGFFLVWITGIAPSAQYAWGVTALCTLSIASVLHKPYAAALLAELAPTSLRATYVSLGSQSWALGFFIGPSIGGWAMDQSLTIADTIWLVTATTTLLGLAVLWLFESLFQPTNTIISDEGDRGCGDGSCQN